The sequence ACATCGAGTTATACAAGTGGGAACGGGTCTATAACCAGATCCGACCTCATCAGGCACTGGACTATCTCACCCCAGCCGAGTATATTAATAAATATCACCCAGAGGTAACCTCGGAAAAATCTCATATGTATTGAACGAGTACAAATATTAACTTTTCTTGCAAAAACCGTCTATAATTAACCCTAGTTGGGGTTCTGATTAAAATGAGTGGAAAGGAATAAAAATGGGAGTATTCTCTAAAATTCTCGACAAGTTGGGCATCAAGGGTAAGGAGGAAAAAGCAGCCGCTGCTGCACCTGCCGTAAAACCTGAAATCCCGAAGACCAGCGCGCTTAAACCAGGCGGCTCAGTGGCGAAGGATTCCCGCCCAGTGGCAGGGATGGTTGGAGCCGCAGGCTCCGGCTTTAAGCTCGATGCTTTCAAGCCGGGTGCCCCCGCGGCAGTCCCCATGGTGGATGTGGTCGCCAAACTTGAAAAACTGGCCGCCGCAAATCCAGAGAAACTTGATTGGAAGACGTCGATCGTAGACCTGATGAAACTCTTGGGCCTTGACAGCAGCCTTGCTGAACGCAAGGAACTGGCCAAGGAACTTGGCTGCCCAGAGGAAAAGATGGCTGATTCAGCCCAAATGAACATGTGGCTGCACAAAGTTGTCCTTCAGAAGATCGCGGACAACGGCGGCAACGTGCCGAAGGAACTGCTCGACTGAGTGAAGTATACCCATCCCACGATCCGGTTCTATTGATTTTTATCAAATGACCCGGAACCAGTATTCAATTGGGGTAAACAGAACCCGAAGAACCCCACAAGCCTATTGAATACGAGTGATCGGTACAAGCAGCAGGACTTAACCATCCTGCTGCTTCCTTTTCGATCACTCCTAAAAGTTAACGCTAAAAATAATACGCCTGAACGGTTACCCATGAAAACACACACCTCGTATGAGAAGATGATTCAGAGAGAACGCCGGAAGCGTGAACAGAACCTGCTGCAATCCCCCTTGAACTGGTTTTCACTGGTCGGGCTGTACCCGTTGCAAACGGGCGAAAACAGATTGGGTCATGGCTCAGGCTACACTATCCACATCCCGGAACTTGCCCAGGGCGCCGAAGCTTTGATCACCCTCACAGGAGATGAAATCTGGGTAGAGGTGGGCAGCCACTT comes from Candidatus Cloacimonadota bacterium and encodes:
- a CDS encoding DUF3597 domain-containing protein, which codes for MGVFSKILDKLGIKGKEEKAAAAAPAVKPEIPKTSALKPGGSVAKDSRPVAGMVGAAGSGFKLDAFKPGAPAAVPMVDVVAKLEKLAAANPEKLDWKTSIVDLMKLLGLDSSLAERKELAKELGCPEEKMADSAQMNMWLHKVVLQKIADNGGNVPKELLD